In Pontiella desulfatans, one DNA window encodes the following:
- a CDS encoding glycoside hydrolase family 2 TIM barrel-domain containing protein, which produces MGRKFKAWGVGLLAAACAPLLASAAPPATGVPQTEKLVFGWTFSRSGSDLASEPGFDDSGWETVRIPHDWSILGPYEKTNPSGGQGGYLPTGLGWYRKTFQLDEVDPAKQYLLLFDASFMNTEVWVNGNKVGERPYGYISFYIDISQELNSGRNTLAVRVDNQQAPNARWYPGCGLYGDVTLISKNKINFDQWGVFVTTPSITAGQATVAVEATLNNGTAKAHKATVESIVLDRAGKQVASTKQAVLLAANGPSVATLGLRIETPELWSPESSALYTLVSSIKIGSKTIDTNQTRFGIRSLRFDPDEGFFLNGKSTKLKGVCEHSDAGLVGSAIPEKVLRRRLRILKEMGCNAIRVSHNPRRPIFYDLCDEMGIMVMDELFDGWGAKSKHDYGRHHFKEWWKTDVKDWVRRDRNHPAVIMYSIGNETGIKDTHNISAEVKKYDTTRPTTGGSLFYGVDVAGFNAPGGTPGILEKFHEENPEKAVVLTEVPHTLQTRGFYRTLTWWRNRSIMVNPFTAYGDKQIFFDGHERYSSSYDNCGVRITARTCWKRTKETPWIMGEFRWTGFDYLGEASFGGGSWPARIWNFGIIDLCGFPKDHYFFYQSQWTDEPMVHLLPHWTHPGMEGVGIPVVAYSNCEEVELFLNGKPLGKKPPRDLLDIVWKVPYEAGTLKAVGYRGGKAVAEKIFKTAGAPTTIEFAADNTNMAADRFDISHLTTTIKDANGNFVPWACNRIDYQIDGPVELLGFDNGDPLDVTTHRETHRKTFNGLSLGIFQSTDQDGAIEVSGAGILGRTLFPESTTVAIEMNRIALRGDLDDARFDITYSVNGSKAVRYTAPFELNETATIKAIIAKNGKPFLTTESTFTKGPLPRITSPNFDTEGSDDPQTFNGPKDKEVVGKWRLTAIQRGKGEVKKVAPRTFDFDGSGSVFTLDGTERNLYGYWWYDYPDDVFENPDDAGVGKLFMYVTDQMCVMKLDSQEAETMSIASRFSTWYFERGKSSGNE; this is translated from the coding sequence ATGGGTCGTAAATTCAAAGCATGGGGGGTTGGCCTGCTGGCCGCAGCCTGCGCGCCGCTTCTGGCATCGGCGGCACCACCGGCGACCGGGGTTCCGCAAACCGAAAAACTCGTGTTCGGCTGGACGTTCAGCCGGTCCGGCTCCGACCTGGCATCGGAACCCGGTTTCGACGATTCCGGATGGGAAACGGTGCGCATCCCCCACGACTGGTCGATCCTCGGCCCCTATGAAAAAACGAATCCCAGCGGCGGCCAAGGCGGCTATCTGCCGACCGGACTCGGCTGGTACCGCAAGACCTTCCAGCTCGACGAGGTTGATCCCGCGAAACAATACCTGCTCCTCTTCGATGCCTCCTTCATGAACACCGAGGTGTGGGTAAACGGCAACAAAGTCGGCGAACGCCCCTATGGCTACATCAGCTTTTATATCGACATCTCGCAGGAACTGAACTCCGGCCGCAACACGCTGGCCGTGCGGGTGGATAACCAACAGGCGCCCAACGCCCGCTGGTACCCCGGTTGCGGCCTCTATGGCGACGTGACCCTGATATCCAAAAACAAAATCAATTTCGACCAATGGGGCGTGTTCGTCACCACGCCGTCCATCACAGCTGGACAGGCTACCGTCGCGGTCGAAGCCACGCTGAACAACGGCACCGCCAAGGCGCATAAAGCCACCGTGGAATCCATCGTGCTCGACAGGGCGGGCAAGCAAGTGGCATCGACGAAACAAGCGGTTCTGTTGGCGGCCAACGGACCGTCCGTGGCAACGCTTGGTTTGCGCATCGAAACCCCGGAGCTCTGGTCGCCGGAATCGTCCGCCCTCTACACCCTGGTCAGTTCCATCAAGATCGGGAGCAAGACCATCGACACCAACCAAACGCGCTTCGGCATCCGCTCGCTGCGGTTCGATCCGGACGAGGGCTTCTTCCTGAACGGGAAATCGACCAAACTCAAGGGGGTGTGCGAGCATTCCGATGCGGGGCTTGTCGGGTCGGCCATTCCCGAAAAGGTGCTGCGCCGCCGCCTGCGGATCCTGAAGGAGATGGGCTGCAATGCCATCCGCGTCTCCCACAATCCGCGCCGACCGATCTTCTACGACCTGTGCGACGAAATGGGCATCATGGTGATGGACGAGCTGTTCGACGGCTGGGGAGCGAAGAGCAAGCACGACTATGGCCGCCACCATTTCAAGGAGTGGTGGAAAACCGATGTGAAGGACTGGGTGCGGCGCGACCGCAACCATCCCGCGGTCATCATGTACAGCATCGGCAACGAAACCGGCATCAAGGATACGCACAACATTAGCGCCGAAGTGAAGAAATACGACACGACGCGCCCGACCACCGGTGGCAGCCTGTTCTATGGCGTGGATGTGGCGGGCTTCAACGCGCCGGGCGGCACACCGGGCATCCTCGAAAAGTTCCACGAGGAAAATCCCGAAAAGGCCGTTGTGCTGACCGAGGTTCCGCATACGCTGCAGACGCGCGGCTTCTACCGCACGCTCACCTGGTGGCGCAACCGCAGCATCATGGTCAATCCGTTCACGGCTTACGGCGACAAGCAGATTTTCTTCGATGGCCACGAACGCTACAGCTCGTCGTACGACAACTGCGGCGTGCGCATCACTGCCCGCACCTGCTGGAAGCGCACCAAGGAAACGCCGTGGATCATGGGCGAGTTCCGCTGGACCGGGTTCGACTATCTCGGCGAAGCCTCGTTCGGCGGCGGCAGCTGGCCGGCGCGGATCTGGAACTTCGGCATCATCGACCTGTGCGGCTTCCCGAAAGACCACTATTTCTTCTACCAGAGCCAATGGACGGACGAGCCGATGGTGCACCTCCTGCCGCACTGGACGCACCCCGGCATGGAGGGCGTCGGAATTCCCGTGGTGGCCTACTCCAACTGCGAAGAGGTCGAACTCTTCCTCAACGGCAAGCCGCTCGGCAAAAAGCCGCCGCGCGACCTGCTCGACATCGTCTGGAAGGTGCCCTACGAAGCCGGAACATTGAAAGCCGTCGGCTACCGCGGCGGCAAGGCCGTTGCCGAAAAGATATTCAAGACCGCCGGCGCCCCGACGACCATCGAGTTTGCCGCCGACAATACAAACATGGCCGCCGACCGGTTCGACATCAGCCACCTCACCACAACGATCAAGGATGCCAACGGCAATTTTGTGCCGTGGGCCTGCAACCGAATCGATTACCAGATCGACGGCCCGGTCGAACTGCTCGGCTTCGACAACGGCGACCCGCTCGACGTCACCACCCACCGCGAAACCCACCGCAAAACCTTCAACGGCCTCTCGCTCGGCATCTTCCAAAGCACCGACCAGGACGGCGCCATCGAAGTAAGCGGCGCGGGCATCCTCGGGCGCACCCTCTTTCCGGAGAGCACTACGGTTGCCATCGAGATGAACCGGATTGCGTTGAGGGGTGATCTTGACGACGCCAGGTTCGACATCACCTATTCTGTCAACGGATCAAAGGCGGTTAGATACACGGCACCGTTCGAACTGAATGAAACCGCAACCATCAAGGCGATCATCGCGAAGAACGGAAAGCCCTTCCTGACGACCGAAAGCACGTTCACCAAGGGGCCGCTGCCGCGAATCACCTCCCCGAACTTCGACACCGAAGGGAGCGACGACCCCCAAACCTTCAACGGCCCCAAGGACAAGGAGGTCGTCGGAAAATGGAGGCTCACCGCCATCCAACGCGGCAAGGGGGAAGTCAAAAAGGTGGCCCCTCGCACATTTGATTTTGATGGAAGCGGAAGCGTGTTCACCCTCGACGGCACCGAAAGGAACCTCTACGGCTACTGGTGGTACGACTATCCCGACGATGTGTTTGAAAATCCGGACGACGCGGGGGTGGGCAAGCTCTTCATGTATGTGACCGACCAGATGTGCGTCATGAAGCTCGACTCGCAGGAAGCGGAAACAATGTCCATCGCCTCGCGCTTCTCCACCTGGTATTTCGAACGCGGCAAATCGAGTGGCAACGAATGA
- a CDS encoding transposase, with protein MIGDHRFDQSPLFADDKDRARFIDQLSERVGRHQIRLYLYVLMTNHFHLVFETPAGNCSTFMQALSTAYTVYYNRRHHRHGHLLDGRYKAKLVEGDRYLLALSRYVHLNPVQTQSERAKPNRERISTLRAYRWSSFPSYIGKRRAHEFVDYCPILAMAGGSADEQPKRYRSFVESGLANDDIEFQELLKLSPRSIGGESFRTWIDHLHGKRSKDCNREDVSFRHITEPLPSNTVLETVANALGVETTSFMVRRRNSPLRAIAASMLIRFAGISQRGAAVFLGMGTGGAVSAQLRKLPVWLAANAQLRKACGNIEKSLEELRSSNSRPIK; from the coding sequence ATGATTGGCGACCATAGGTTTGACCAGAGCCCTCTGTTTGCTGACGACAAAGACCGCGCACGGTTTATTGATCAACTTAGCGAACGGGTTGGTCGCCACCAGATACGCCTTTACCTGTATGTGCTGATGACCAACCACTTCCATCTCGTGTTCGAGACTCCTGCCGGAAACTGCTCAACGTTCATGCAGGCATTATCCACAGCCTACACCGTCTACTACAATCGCCGGCATCACCGACATGGCCACCTGCTCGATGGTCGCTACAAGGCAAAGCTTGTCGAGGGAGACCGGTATCTTCTCGCGTTGTCACGTTATGTCCACCTGAATCCAGTTCAAACCCAAAGCGAAAGAGCCAAGCCGAACCGGGAGCGGATCTCTACACTGCGCGCCTACCGATGGAGCAGTTTCCCAAGCTATATCGGCAAACGGAGAGCGCACGAATTCGTGGACTACTGCCCCATCCTCGCAATGGCCGGGGGGAGTGCTGACGAACAGCCTAAACGCTATCGGTCCTTCGTGGAATCCGGCCTGGCAAACGACGACATTGAATTTCAGGAACTACTAAAGCTCTCTCCTCGCAGCATCGGGGGAGAATCCTTTCGCACTTGGATTGATCACCTGCATGGCAAGCGTTCCAAGGACTGCAATCGGGAAGACGTTTCCTTCCGCCACATCACCGAACCATTGCCATCCAATACGGTTCTGGAAACCGTAGCCAATGCATTGGGCGTCGAAACGACGTCATTCATGGTACGCCGCCGGAACAGCCCCTTGCGGGCAATAGCAGCCTCCATGCTCATTCGCTTTGCAGGAATTTCCCAGCGCGGAGCAGCAGTGTTTCTGGGTATGGGAACGGGCGGAGCGGTGAGTGCCCAGCTTCGCAAGCTTCCCGTTTGGCTGGCCGCCAATGCCCAACTTAGGAAGGCGTGCGGGAACATCGAAAAAAGCCTGGAAGAACTGAGAAGTTCAAACAGCCGCCCAATCAAGTAA
- a CDS encoding family 78 glycoside hydrolase catalytic domain, whose product MSFKSNIGLCAVLLFPVAAFPGSTVKPFSTMKVSRLHCEYRDQPMGIDHPQPRLGWVLQSGTRGDQQTAYRVVVSSTAEGLGKIDGDLWDSGKIESAQSAGVVYEGKPLASGQRGYWMVQVWDSEGTPSDWSAPSSWEMGLMKASDWQAEWINDGKANPTQDEDFFKDDPAPLFRKPFKLSGKVESARLYITALGYYRASLNGEKVGDQQLDPLWTRPDKRVFYSTFDVTKQLSSGENCLGVSLGNGWYNPLPLRLWGRRNLRENLPVGRPQFIARLQINYADGSNESIVSDASWKVAEGPILRNNIYLGEKVDARKAIPGWDAPGLDDGSWATAKTAPAPEGQLMVQPNAAIKVTSTFKPVGIMEPAKGVYIVDMGQNFGGWASFKFNVPAGTQIKMRYGELVHEDGSLNPMTSVCGQIKNKSGKPQVPGAPPIAWQEDTYVARGGGETYTPQFTFHAFRYIELTGLPSKPALDDIEGQRMNSAVEPIGSFNCSNDLFNRIQKMVQWTFLSNLFGVQSDCPHRERFGYGGDLVTSSDAFMMNFDLSAFYPKATRDWADSALPNGMLTDTAPSVGIQYCGVGWAMAHPHLQAQLHRYYGDRRIIEEQYAVSRRWFELVRSKNKDHIVRNGLHDHEAIKKDKTPQMVTPLYCESARILARLASILGREDEAREYAELAETIKAAYIENFVDQQTGVAGSGFQNSQSFALYLDMLPESVRPKALAHLLKDIENHDGHLTTGIFGTFYMLDALSRDGEEETVNAMVNKKAYPGWGHMLENGATTLWEHWSFSDNTFSHNHPMFGSVSQWFYNWLGGIEPAKDAIGFDRINLQPRFVEGLDWVECSHRTIHGPVVCNWKRTGNTVELELRVPVGATAVLTLPTASSVTEGGRPLDQGLKLQLGSGSYAFEVKL is encoded by the coding sequence ATGAGCTTTAAATCAAATATCGGCCTGTGCGCCGTATTGCTATTTCCCGTGGCCGCTTTTCCAGGAAGCACGGTGAAACCCTTTTCCACCATGAAGGTTTCGCGCCTGCACTGCGAATATCGCGACCAACCGATGGGCATCGACCACCCGCAGCCGCGCCTCGGCTGGGTGCTGCAATCGGGAACGCGCGGCGACCAACAGACCGCCTACCGTGTCGTGGTCTCCTCAACGGCCGAAGGGCTCGGCAAGATCGATGGCGATCTGTGGGACAGCGGAAAGATTGAATCCGCCCAAAGTGCGGGTGTCGTGTATGAAGGGAAACCCTTGGCATCCGGCCAGCGCGGCTACTGGATGGTGCAGGTTTGGGACTCCGAAGGAACGCCGTCGGACTGGTCGGCCCCCTCCTCGTGGGAAATGGGCCTGATGAAGGCTTCGGACTGGCAGGCCGAGTGGATCAACGACGGCAAGGCCAACCCGACGCAGGACGAGGACTTTTTCAAGGACGATCCGGCGCCGCTCTTCCGCAAACCCTTCAAGCTCTCGGGCAAGGTTGAATCCGCGCGGCTCTATATCACCGCGCTGGGCTACTACCGCGCGTCGCTGAACGGCGAAAAGGTTGGCGACCAACAGCTGGATCCGCTTTGGACGCGCCCGGATAAACGCGTCTTTTATTCCACCTTCGATGTGACGAAGCAACTTTCATCCGGAGAAAACTGCCTGGGGGTCTCGCTGGGCAACGGCTGGTACAATCCCCTGCCCCTGCGCCTGTGGGGCCGCCGAAACCTGCGCGAAAACCTGCCCGTTGGGCGGCCGCAGTTCATCGCCCGCCTGCAGATCAACTATGCCGACGGATCGAACGAGTCGATCGTCAGCGACGCTTCGTGGAAGGTTGCGGAAGGCCCGATCCTGCGCAACAACATTTATCTCGGCGAAAAGGTCGATGCCCGCAAGGCCATCCCCGGCTGGGACGCGCCCGGACTGGACGACGGCAGCTGGGCGACCGCCAAAACCGCGCCCGCCCCCGAAGGCCAACTGATGGTTCAGCCGAACGCGGCGATTAAGGTGACCTCCACGTTCAAACCCGTGGGAATCATGGAGCCGGCCAAGGGCGTTTATATCGTCGACATGGGCCAGAACTTTGGCGGATGGGCGAGCTTTAAGTTCAACGTACCCGCCGGCACGCAGATCAAGATGCGCTACGGCGAGCTGGTCCATGAAGACGGCTCGCTCAACCCGATGACCAGCGTCTGCGGGCAGATCAAAAACAAATCCGGCAAGCCGCAGGTTCCCGGCGCTCCGCCCATCGCCTGGCAGGAGGACACCTATGTTGCCCGCGGCGGAGGCGAAACCTACACGCCGCAGTTTACCTTCCACGCCTTCCGCTATATCGAGCTGACCGGGCTGCCCTCCAAGCCGGCGCTGGACGACATCGAAGGCCAGCGCATGAATTCGGCCGTCGAACCCATCGGCTCGTTCAACTGTTCCAACGACCTGTTCAACCGCATCCAGAAGATGGTTCAGTGGACGTTCCTCAGCAACCTCTTTGGTGTGCAGTCCGACTGCCCGCACCGCGAGCGCTTCGGCTACGGCGGCGACCTGGTCACCTCGTCGGACGCCTTCATGATGAACTTCGACTTGTCGGCCTTCTATCCCAAGGCCACCCGCGACTGGGCCGACAGCGCCCTGCCGAACGGCATGCTGACCGATACCGCGCCTTCCGTTGGGATCCAGTATTGCGGCGTGGGCTGGGCCATGGCGCATCCGCATCTTCAGGCGCAGCTCCACCGCTACTACGGCGACCGCCGGATTATCGAGGAGCAGTATGCCGTCAGCAGACGCTGGTTCGAACTCGTCCGCTCCAAAAACAAAGATCATATCGTACGAAACGGCCTGCACGACCACGAGGCGATCAAAAAGGATAAAACGCCGCAGATGGTCACCCCGCTCTATTGCGAATCCGCCCGCATACTTGCGCGCCTCGCAAGCATCCTCGGCAGAGAGGACGAGGCCAGGGAATACGCCGAGCTCGCCGAAACCATTAAAGCGGCCTACATCGAAAACTTCGTCGACCAGCAAACGGGCGTGGCCGGCTCGGGATTCCAGAACTCACAGTCGTTCGCGCTCTATCTCGACATGTTGCCGGAATCCGTGCGCCCCAAGGCGCTGGCGCATCTGCTCAAGGATATCGAAAATCATGATGGTCACCTGACGACCGGTATCTTCGGCACCTTCTATATGCTCGATGCGCTGAGCCGCGACGGCGAAGAGGAAACGGTCAACGCCATGGTCAACAAGAAGGCGTATCCCGGCTGGGGGCACATGCTCGAAAACGGAGCGACCACATTGTGGGAGCATTGGTCGTTCAGCGACAACACCTTCAGCCATAACCATCCCATGTTCGGCTCCGTCAGCCAATGGTTCTACAACTGGCTCGGCGGCATTGAACCCGCCAAGGACGCGATCGGCTTCGACCGCATCAACCTGCAACCCCGCTTTGTCGAAGGGCTCGACTGGGTCGAATGCTCGCACCGCACCATCCACGGCCCGGTCGTCTGCAACTGGAAACGCACCGGCAACACCGTTGAACTGGAGCTGCGCGTCCCGGTCGGCGCCACGGCCGTGCTGACGCTTCCCACCGCTTCGTCCGTCACCGAAGGCGGACGACCGCTCGACCAAGGATTGAAACTGCAGCTCGGATCCGGAAGCTATGCCTTTGAAGTGAAGCTTTAA
- a CDS encoding sulfatase, which produces MNGLKQCQRGAMGLVAALPLLASSMAQVEEQTPPNVVVFLVDDLGYMDIGANNPDCFYDTPNIDRLAKSGMRFTDGYAANPVCSPTRYSLMTGKYPTRAEATNFFGGNRPATYKGAEMQHLMPLEEITLAQALKAKGYATFFAGKWHLGPTEEYWPQNRGFDINIGGHKAGGPYSGKGYFAPFENPQIKEESPEGEHLPARLARETAKFIQANKEGPFLAYLAFYSVHTPLMGRPDLVEKYEKKAGQVPGNEFGAEEQVWPVEKKREVRLLQKHAVYAAMVEAMDEAVGVVLKQLEESGLAGNTIVVFTSDNGGLSTSEGSPTSNLPLRGGKGWVYEGGIREPWIIRYPGITQPGAVSDELICSIDLFPTLASAAGAEVQHEIDGVDLLPALKGELLEKRPLYWHYPHYSNQGGIPGGAIRVGDYKLFENYEDGRVTLHNLKDDIGEQNDIAAQHPEKVKQMRAKLHAWYKTVDAKFLREKNGKQPWRP; this is translated from the coding sequence ATGAACGGATTGAAACAGTGCCAACGCGGTGCGATGGGCTTGGTTGCGGCGCTTCCCCTATTGGCCTCCAGCATGGCGCAGGTGGAAGAGCAGACTCCGCCGAATGTGGTGGTCTTTCTGGTTGATGACCTCGGCTACATGGATATCGGCGCAAACAACCCCGACTGTTTCTACGATACGCCGAACATCGACAGGCTGGCAAAGTCGGGCATGCGCTTCACCGACGGCTATGCCGCCAACCCGGTCTGCTCGCCGACGCGCTACAGCCTGATGACCGGCAAATATCCCACCCGCGCGGAGGCGACGAACTTTTTCGGGGGCAACCGCCCCGCGACGTATAAAGGCGCGGAAATGCAGCACCTGATGCCGCTGGAAGAGATCACGCTCGCACAAGCGCTGAAGGCCAAAGGCTATGCCACCTTTTTCGCCGGCAAATGGCATCTGGGCCCCACCGAGGAATATTGGCCCCAAAACCGCGGTTTCGATATCAACATCGGCGGGCACAAAGCGGGCGGTCCCTATTCCGGAAAAGGCTATTTCGCGCCCTTCGAAAATCCGCAGATCAAGGAGGAGAGCCCGGAGGGCGAACATCTCCCGGCCCGTCTGGCGCGCGAAACGGCCAAGTTCATCCAGGCAAACAAGGAAGGCCCCTTCCTGGCCTACCTGGCGTTCTACTCCGTCCACACCCCGCTGATGGGCCGCCCCGACCTGGTGGAAAAATATGAAAAGAAAGCCGGGCAGGTTCCGGGCAATGAATTTGGCGCGGAAGAACAGGTCTGGCCGGTGGAGAAAAAGCGCGAGGTGCGCCTCCTGCAAAAGCATGCCGTCTATGCCGCCATGGTCGAAGCCATGGACGAAGCGGTCGGCGTCGTGCTCAAGCAGCTCGAAGAATCCGGGCTGGCCGGCAACACCATCGTGGTCTTCACGTCCGACAATGGCGGCCTGTCCACCTCCGAAGGCTCACCGACCAGCAACCTGCCGCTGCGTGGTGGCAAGGGCTGGGTCTATGAGGGCGGCATCCGCGAACCGTGGATCATCCGCTATCCCGGCATCACCCAACCCGGCGCCGTCAGCGACGAGTTGATTTGTTCGATCGACCTCTTCCCCACCCTCGCCTCGGCGGCGGGTGCTGAAGTGCAACACGAGATCGACGGCGTCGATCTGCTGCCCGCGCTGAAAGGCGAGTTGCTTGAAAAGCGTCCGCTGTATTGGCACTACCCGCACTACAGCAACCAGGGAGGCATTCCCGGCGGTGCCATCCGCGTTGGCGACTACAAGCTGTTCGAGAACTACGAAGATGGGCGCGTCACCCTCCACAACCTCAAGGACGATATCGGCGAACAGAACGACATCGCCGCGCAACACCCGGAAAAGGTTAAGCAGATGCGGGCCAAGCTGCATGCCTGGTATAAGACGGTCGATGCCAAGTTCCTCCGGGAAAAGAACGGCAAGCAACCCTGGCGCCCGTAA
- a CDS encoding SGNH/GDSL hydrolase family protein has protein sequence MNMNQIKHAALLTFACCMGSALANSDFHTPKADQGGITAASKMQKGLPNVLIIGDSISIGYTKPVIEELQGVANVRRVKENCGDTPRGLQKIDPWLGNTEWDVIHFNWGLWDLCYRHPESKTQGNRDKKNGTQAVPPKQYEKNLEALVQRLEKTGAVLIWASTTVVPEEEAGRFVGDEVKYNAIAETIMKQHGIAINDLHALSNTIKDQLTAPGNVHFKKTGYATLGKQVADSIRTALEARTSGN, from the coding sequence ATGAACATGAACCAAATCAAACACGCCGCCCTATTAACCTTCGCATGCTGCATGGGCTCCGCATTGGCGAATTCGGACTTCCACACCCCCAAGGCGGACCAGGGCGGAATCACGGCAGCGTCGAAGATGCAGAAGGGCCTGCCCAACGTGCTGATCATTGGCGATTCGATTTCGATCGGCTACACCAAGCCCGTCATTGAGGAGCTCCAGGGCGTGGCCAACGTAAGGCGGGTCAAGGAAAACTGCGGCGACACCCCCCGGGGGTTGCAGAAGATCGACCCGTGGCTGGGCAATACGGAATGGGACGTGATCCATTTCAACTGGGGCCTGTGGGATCTGTGCTACCGCCACCCCGAGTCCAAGACGCAGGGCAACCGCGATAAGAAAAACGGCACCCAGGCTGTGCCGCCGAAGCAGTATGAAAAGAACCTGGAGGCACTGGTGCAGCGACTGGAAAAAACGGGCGCCGTCCTGATCTGGGCTTCCACAACCGTCGTGCCGGAAGAAGAAGCCGGGCGCTTTGTGGGCGACGAGGTGAAATACAACGCGATCGCCGAAACGATCATGAAACAGCACGGCATCGCGATCAACGATCTCCACGCCCTCTCCAACACGATCAAGGATCAACTTACGGCCCCGGGCAATGTCCATTTCAAGAAGACCGGATATGCAACGCTCGGCAAACAGGTGGCGGACTCGATCCGCACCGCCCTTGAAGCTAGAACATCAGGGAATTGA
- a CDS encoding PEP-CTERM sorting domain-containing protein, which produces MKTMKITGIAVATALVALSASYADVTLSTSAPTSDILSSAGGGINTSLFDEDANDNHARGQLFSLADGTGTGYKITAITIRKDVNQTYANDILTLRIFEGTAAQWGTGTGHSTSIDGSNYFVDTTVSPLYTEAFTLNGTFADNNYVTFQLATALEVSEDSDFGFLMTYDRSSTSNPDRFQHYEGSAGGRVAITSTAHTTPSTRNIHYYVQGTVIPEPATLGLFALFGGAVMFIRRRFSI; this is translated from the coding sequence ATGAAAACAATGAAAATTACAGGGATTGCGGTTGCAACGGCCCTGGTCGCCCTGAGTGCGTCCTATGCGGACGTGACCCTTTCCACCAGCGCCCCCACGAGCGATATTTTGTCTTCGGCCGGCGGGGGCATCAACACTTCGCTCTTCGACGAAGATGCCAACGACAACCACGCACGCGGGCAGTTGTTTTCCTTGGCCGACGGCACCGGCACGGGATATAAGATTACGGCGATCACGATCCGGAAAGATGTTAATCAGACGTATGCCAACGACATACTCACATTGCGTATCTTCGAAGGAACGGCAGCACAATGGGGGACAGGAACAGGCCACTCCACCAGCATCGATGGAAGCAATTATTTTGTGGATACGACCGTGAGCCCCCTTTATACCGAGGCGTTCACTTTGAATGGAACGTTTGCCGACAACAACTATGTGACCTTCCAGCTAGCCACTGCACTTGAAGTCAGCGAGGACAGCGATTTTGGATTCTTGATGACCTATGACCGATCCTCAACATCGAATCCTGATCGATTCCAGCACTACGAAGGCTCTGCAGGCGGACGTGTTGCAATCACGTCCACCGCGCATACAACCCCCTCCACTCGAAACATCCATTACTATGTTCAAGGCACCGTCATTCCGGAACCGGCGACGCTGGGGCTGTTCGCCCTGTTCGGCGGAGCGGTCATGTTCATTCGCCGCCGCTTCAGCATCTAG